Proteins co-encoded in one Campylobacter jejuni genomic window:
- the ruvC gene encoding crossover junction endodeoxyribonuclease RuvC — MNLKILGIDPGSRNCGYAIIEANKGKNILIEAGLIKIKPSTLQYQITELCEGLDLIFKNHSFDEVAIEDIFFAYNPKTVLKLAQFRGALSLKILQIHGDFAEYTPLQVKKAVTGKAKATKEQVAFMVKRLLGLSKDIKPLDITDAIAVALTHAANLRVRV; from the coding sequence ATGAATTTGAAAATTTTAGGTATAGATCCAGGTTCAAGAAATTGCGGTTATGCTATCATAGAAGCCAACAAAGGAAAAAACATTCTCATAGAAGCAGGACTTATAAAGATAAAGCCAAGTACCTTACAGTATCAAATCACAGAGCTTTGCGAGGGTTTGGACTTGATTTTTAAAAATCATTCTTTTGATGAGGTGGCTATAGAAGATATCTTTTTTGCTTACAATCCAAAAACCGTTTTAAAACTCGCACAATTTCGCGGAGCCCTATCTTTAAAAATTCTTCAAATTCATGGAGACTTTGCAGAATACACTCCCTTACAAGTAAAAAAAGCCGTTACAGGAAAAGCCAAAGCAACTAAAGAACAAGTTGCTTTTATGGTAAAAAGGCTTTTAGGACTTAGTAAAGATATCAAGCCTTTGGATATCACAGATGCTATCGCAGTGGCTTTAACCCATGCGGCAAATTTAAGAGT